A genomic region of Bdellovibrionales bacterium contains the following coding sequences:
- a CDS encoding PilN domain-containing protein, with protein sequence MIRINLLKNRSIASGGDTTYAITVEKGAGSEVQKEAVVKIMLMSVFTVILVFFESNNVDTLKKEEQVLAIQLEESQAKVKKLKEEASKVSEFEKQGKELEDKMKIMKALSRTRLRELKALDFLQTMIPERVWLNSLDYIDEKFRLKGLALTDDDLTDLIQALDKSSFFSEVVLLQAKETTSRDGTLKNFELTTTIEGQE encoded by the coding sequence ATGATTAGAATAAACCTGCTTAAAAATAGATCGATAGCGAGCGGCGGCGATACCACTTATGCTATTACAGTTGAAAAAGGGGCTGGAAGCGAAGTCCAAAAAGAAGCCGTCGTCAAAATCATGCTGATGTCAGTGTTCACCGTGATACTTGTATTCTTTGAAAGCAATAACGTAGACACTTTAAAAAAGGAAGAACAGGTTCTTGCCATACAGCTTGAAGAGTCACAAGCCAAGGTCAAAAAGTTAAAGGAAGAAGCAAGCAAAGTTTCTGAATTTGAAAAGCAGGGAAAAGAGCTTGAAGATAAGATGAAGATAATGAAGGCTCTTTCGAGAACAAGGCTGAGAGAGTTGAAGGCACTTGATTTTTTGCAAACAATGATACCTGAAAGAGTTTGGTTAAATAGTTTGGATTATATCGATGAAAAGTTTCGATTGAAAGGCCTAGCCCTAACCGATGATGATTTGACCGATTTGATTCAGGCTCTGGATAAGAGTTCATTTTTCTCTGAAGTTGTCCTTTTGCAAGCGAAAGAAACGACGTCGAGAGATGGTACCTTAAAGAATTTTGAGTTGACGACAACCATTGAGGGGCAGGAATGA